In one Cydia strobilella chromosome 25, ilCydStro3.1, whole genome shotgun sequence genomic region, the following are encoded:
- the LOC134752905 gene encoding chorion class CA protein ERA.1-like — MSRFAVLLLCVQAFLIQAAFSQQCGCKQNYGQYSSSVSAPISYAASYGGSGTGQVGVTGNIGASGQTAVVGSVPVLGSVDFGGKVAASGSVSISGQCGCGCKA, encoded by the exons ATGTCCCGCTTTGCTGTTCTCCTTTTGTGCGTTCAGGCTTTCCTGATCCAG GCTGCTTTTAGCCAGCAGTGTGGTTGCAAACAAAACTACGGCCAGTACAGTTCCAGTGTGAGCGCACCCATCAGCTACGCCGCTTCGTACGGCGGCTCGGGCACCGGGCAGGTCGGCGTGACCGGCAACATCGGCGCGAGCGGCCAGACCGCCGTCGTCGGCTCCGTGCCCGTGCTCGGCTCCGTCGACTTCGGTGGCAAGGTCGCTGCGTCCGGCTCCGTGTCCATCTCCGGACAGTGCGGATGCGGTTGCAAGGCTTAA
- the LOC134752891 gene encoding chorion class CB protein M5H4-like, which translates to MVSKAVVICTFAFMIQAISGQSCYRAFGSSSDCKSIVISNSGGEMLITALGPISPSGIALATELGLSGDLNLSGELPYLSAVEFQGQFDTRGSTPVSYGCGDCIAITQELGNPSGVNANINSGSKIVSCCGCGKY; encoded by the exons ATGGTTTCCAAGGCTGTTGTCATCTGCACCTTCGCCTTTATGATTCAG GCTATCAGCGGCCAGAGTTGCTACAGAGCCTTTGGTTCCTCTAGTGACTGCAAGTCCATCGTCATTTCCAACAGCGGTGGCGAGATGCTCATCACCGCTCTCGGCCCCATCTCGCCTTCCGGCATCGCCCTCGCCACCGAGCTGGGTCTGTCCGGCGATCTAAACCTGTCCGGCGAGCTGCCGTACCTGAGCGCGGTGGAGTTCCAGGGCCAGTTCGACACCAGAGGCTCGACTCCTGTATCGTACGGCTGCGGGGACTGCATCGCCATCACACAGGAGCTCGGCAACCCGAGCGGCGTTAACGCCAACATTAACTCTGGCTCCAAAATCGTTAGCTGCTGCGGTTGTGGCAAATACTAA
- the LOC134752897 gene encoding chorion class A protein Ld2/Ld41-like has translation MSCYAVLVLCAVAFLVQAVLSQQCGCNQISYGKSGVILNGIRSSSSSSSSKSGSSYASSASYGGSGTGQVGVSGDIDACGTTAVAGSVPVLGSVKFGGKVPASGAVSISGQCGCGCKA, from the exons ATGTCTTGCTACGCAGTACTAGTGTTGTGCGCCGTGGCTTTCCTGGTCCAG GCTGTGCTTAGCCAGCAGTGCGGTTGCAACCAAATCTCTTACGGCAAGTCCGGAGTCATTCTCAACGGGATCAGATCGAGCTCGTCCAGCAGCTCCAGCAAGAGCGGGTCCAGCTACGCCTCCTCCGCGTCGTACGGCGGCTCGGGCACCGGGCAGGTCGGCGTGTCCGGCGACATCGACGCGTGCGGCACCACCGCCGTCGCCGGCTCCGTGCCCGTGCTCGGCTCGGTCAAGTTCGGCGGCAAAGTGCCCGCGTCCGGCGCCGTGTCCATTTCCGGACagtgcggatgcggatgcaaAGCTTAA
- the LOC134752895 gene encoding chorion class CB protein M5H4-like: MAFKTVVLYALSVLVQSIAAQRSCGCSCQSIEVCNNGGALTVTSAGPIAPSGIAVATDLGLSGDLDLSGTLPYLSAVAFEGKFDTSGSAPVSYGCGDCVAITEQIGGSSSRSSSGYYGCGCGGR, from the exons ATGGCATTCAAAACTGTTGTCCTATACGCATTATCTGTCTTGGTCCAG AGCATCGCTGCTCAGAGAAGCTGTGGCTGCAGCTGCCAGTCCATCGAGGTGTGCAACAACGGCGGAGCTCTGACCGTGACCAGCGCCGGCCCCATCGCGCCGTCCGGCATCGCCGTCGCCACTGACCTGGGCCTGTCCGGGGACCTGGACCTGTCCGGTACGCTCCCGTACCTGAGCGCGGTGGCGTTCGAGGGCAAGTTCGACACCAGCGGCTCGGCGCctgtgtcgtacggctgcgggGACTGCGTCGCCATCACCGAGCAGATTGGTGGCTCCAGCAGCCGTTCCAGCTCTGGCTACTATGGCTGCGGTTGTGGTGGACGTTAA
- the LOC134752898 gene encoding chorion class CA protein ERA.1-like, whose protein sequence is MSPFVVFALCLQACLIQSVMSQSCGFPQMPYGSGLSGIGGLNSASQSVPALPAVPSPPCASYGGVGTGQVGVSGVMDASGQTVVGGSVPVLGSVDFNGNVAASGSVSISGQCGCGCNA, encoded by the exons atgtCCCCCTTCGTAGTATTCGCCCTTTGCCTGCAGGCTTGCTTGATTCAG TCCGTGATGAGTCAGTCATGTGGATTCCCACAAATGCCCTACGGGTCCGGATTGAGCGGAATCGGCGGTCTCAACAGCGCGAGTCAAAGCGTGCCCGCGCTCCCCGCCGTCCCGAGCCCGCCGTGCGCGTCGTATGGCGGAGTGGGCACCGGGCAGGTCGGCGTGTCCGGCGTCATGGACGCGAGCGGCCAGACCGTCGTCGGCGGCTCCGTGCCCGTGCTCGGCTCCGTCGACTTCAATGGAAACGTGGCTGCGTCTGGCTCCGTCTCCATATCGGGACagtgcggatgcggatgcaaTGCGTAG
- the LOC134752886 gene encoding chorion class CB protein M5H4-like — translation MVSKAVIICTLAFIGQVISRPSCYKAISPKLASSSSYSSGGCQSIAISNSGGEMLITALGPISPSGIAVATELGLAGDLKLSGELPYLSAVEFQGQFDTRGSAAVSYGCGDCVAITQELGNPSGSNANINSGSKIVSCGCSKYY, via the exons ATGGTTTCCAAGGCCGTCATCATCTGCACCCTTGCCTTCATAGGACAG GTTATCAGCAGGCCGAGCTGCTACAAAGCTATCTCCCCCAAGCTAGCTAGCTCCTCTAGCTACTCCTCCGGTGGCTGCCAGTCCATCGCCATCTCCAACAGCGGTGGCGAGATGCTCATCACCGCTCTCGGCCCCATCTCGCCGTCCGGCATCGCCGTCGCCACCGAGCTGGGCTTGGCTGGAGACCTGAAGCTGTCCGGTGAGCTGCCGTACCTGAGCGCGGTAGAGTTCCAGGGCCAGTTCGACACCCGCGGCTCGGCGGCGGTCTCGTACGGCTGCGGCGACTGCGTCGCCATCACACAGGAGCTCGGCAACCCGAGCGGCTCCAACGCCAACATCAACTCTGGCTCCAAAATCGTCAGCTGCGGTTGTTCCAAGTACtactaa